The genomic stretch GGCGTACTGCGACGAGATCTTCCACCGCCTCCTGGTGGAGGAGGCGCACCTCAAGAGCCTGCCCGAGAAGTACCGGGCGCGGATCCGGGCCGAGGACGAGCTGATGGCGTTGCTGGGCCGGGCACACCGGCTGCACGACGAGCGGGTCGCCAACGGCACCTGCTTCGTGCCGGCGGGCGCACCCCTGGCGGCCAAGTCGCCCCTGAAGAGCGCCGAGAGCCGGCCGGGCTCCTGAAGAACGCCGAGAGCCGGCCGGGCTCCTGAAGTGCGCCGAGAGCCGGCCGGGCTTCTGAAGAACGCCGAGAGCCGGCCGGGCTTCTGAAGAACGCCGAGAGCCGGCCGGGCTCCTGAAGTGCGCCGAGAGCCGGCCGGGCTCCTGAAGAGCGCCGAAAACCGGCCCGACCCCGAAGGACGCCGAAAGCCGGCTCGGTCGCTCAGGGGATCCGGAAGCGGCCTGGAAAGGTCGCGCGAGCGGGAAGACCGGGCTGCCCCGAGACGGCCCGGTCTTCATCAGCCCTGGCGGTGGCTGCCCCGTCCGCTGCTGCCCACCTCGTCGTCGTGACGAGCGGCGGTGCCGCGCCCGCGAGCCGTGTTACCGGCGAAGCGGGCGGCCGTGCGACGGACCGATTCGGCCCGGTCGCCGGCCTCGTGCTGGCCCGCCCATTCCTCGGCGGCGGAACGTGGCCGGGGCGCCGGGGCGGACGGGACGTCGAGGTAGGCGGAAAGGTTGGTCTGGTTGTCGAACTCGGGAAGCGGGCTCGCCGCGCCCCCGGCGACCAGGCTGGCCACCCGGGCGGCCAGTTCGGCGGCGCGGGTGTCGAGGTCGGGGTGCCCGTTGAGGGTGGCGTCGTCGGCCGGGCGGGCCGACCAGGCCGGGCGCTGTGGCGTCTCGGGGCGGACGTCGGCGGTGGCGTGCACGTCGACGGGCGGGCGGATGTCGGACGGCGCCGGGACAACAACCGGCGGGCGGTGCTGAGCGACCTCGGCATACCCTGGCCGGGCCCCGGAAACGGGTGAGGCGGCGGGGGCGTGCGAAGGCGCGGCGGGAGCGTACGAGGCGGGGGCGTGCGAAGGCGCGGCGGGAGCAGCGGCGTGGCTGGGCGACTGCCAGGCGGCAGCCGACGGGTCCGAGGCGGCGGGGAAGACCGGAGAAGGCGAGGGAGCGGCGGGCCGCGGCTCGTGCGTGCCGACGGACACCGCCCCGATCAGCGACACCGTCTGGCCCTCGCCGCCGGGGAAGTTGTTGAACTCGGGGCCGATCACCAGGCGGGACAGCATGCGGACCTGCGGCGGGGCGATGCCCAGGGCGGTCGCGTGCTCGACCCGGTAACGGGCGATGGCCTGCCGGAGCGTGTTGGCGACCCGGTCGGCGTCACCGACCGAGGTCAGGTCGCCACCCGCGAAGACCAGGGCCGGGAAGGTGCCGCCGGGGCCGGCGCAGACGAGCTGGATCTGCGTCACGGTGGCCTGACGGCCGGTGTCGCGGTTGCCGGGCTGCACGCGCAGGTGCTGCGGCCAGGGCCAGCGCAACTCGCCGGTGTCGGCGGCGCCGGGGCCGCGATAGAGCACCCGCTGGTCGGTGACGACGACCTCGGTCTGCTCGGGCAGGGTCCAGCGGGGGAGCGAGGCGGGCTCGTCGAACGCGTACTCCGCCACCGCGGTATGGCCGCTCCAGAGGATGCGCTCGGAGGTGGCCGAGATGCTGTCGCGCAGGGTGGTGGCCGGCGCGGGCGCGTCGGTCGCCGAGTAGTGCTCGGGCATGCTTTTCCCCCCACTGTCGCCGCGCCCCGATAACGCGACCGTAACCGATTACAACCTTGTGACCTCCCACAAACAAGTCGGCCGCCGCGAATCACACCGGATTTCCTGACGAGAACACGACAGGCCGAAAATACTTGCACAGTCGGGCGATCGGGTGTTACGCACCGTTACCGAAGAGCCCGGCCGGCGGGGACGGTGATGCCACGGCGACACTGTCCGTGACGGGTTTCGTGCCTCCGGCGAAGCGGTCGAGATCGGTCTCGAGGCGGCCGGGAAACCAGTCCCCGGCGGCCCGGCGGGCGAGCCCGGCCACCGGGGGCGGGGTGCGCCCGGCGATCACGACGAGGTTGCCGAAGCGGCGGCCGCGCAGCACAGACGCGTCGGCCACGAGACACGCCTCGGGCAGCGCGGCTCGGATCGTGGCGACCTGGGCCTTGGCGTACCGCAGCGGCGGCCCGTCGGTGACGTTGGCGACCAGGTGACCGGCCGGGTCGAGCACGCGGGCCAGCTCGCGGGCGAACTCGACCGAGGTCAGGTGGGCCGGGGTGCGGGCGCCGGCGAAGACGTCGAGCACGATCAGGTCGTAACCGGCGTCGCGCATGCCCTCGACGGCGGCGCGAGCGTCCCCCACCCGTACGCGGATGTTCGCCTTGGCCGGAAGGGGCAGCGCCCTGCGGACGAACTCGACCAGCGGGCCGTCGATCTCGACCACGCGCTGAGCCGAGCCGGGCCGGGTGGTCGCGATGTAGCGGGGGACGGTCAGGGCGCCGCCACCCAGGTGCAGCGCGCGTACCGGCTGCCCGGGCGGGGCCAGCAGGTCGATCGCGGCGGCCATCCGGCGCACGTACTCGAACTGCAGGTGGGTGGGGTCGGCCAGGTCGACGTGTGACTGCGGGGCGCCGTCGAGCAGCAGCGTGTACGCGGTGTCGCGGTCGGGGTCGGGCCGCAGCTCGGCGACGCCGGAGCCGACGGTTTCGACCAGCCGTTCCGACCTTCTGCGCTGCGCCACGCAGCAAGTATCCACGGCCACCGAACGGGTTATTCAGGGAAAAACGGCTCACATGGCCGAAAAGATACTCAAGACTTGGGGCGGCGACAGAGGAGGTACAGCCGTGTCCACGAGCAATGTCCTGGCGCAGATCATCGGCGAGCAGCAACGACGTCAGTCGGCGCCCCCGGCGGCCGACGACATGTCCGCGATCATCGCGGCGGCTCAGGTCGAGGCCGGCCCTCCGCTGAAGATCCGCCGATACCTTGCCGAGGACGGCCCGGCGTTCTGGCGCTGGGACTGCGCGCACTGCGGCGAGTACGGCGGTGGGCGGCACCACTCGGACGCGATCAACCGCGCCACCCGGCACTGCACCGAGCACCCGGAGCACCGGTCGTCGCTGCTCCCGCCGCTGCTGTGCCGCCAACGGGACACCTACATGCCGCAGCACCCGATGCTGTTCGCGGTGGACGACGACCCGCCGCCCCCGCCGCTCGCCATCTGAGGCCTACGGGCGCGTGTCGCCCTGGCCGGTGCGCTTCTGCGCCTCGTCGACGGCCCGGTCGATGTGTGCGCTGTGCTTGTGGCCGGTGCGCTTGTCGACCTCGTCGCCGATCTTCTCGAGGGCCTGATCGACCTTTTCGTCGTTGGAGTCCAGGAAGTCCTTGGCCTTGTCCAGGAAACTCATCGGTGCGCCTTCCGTTCGGCGAGGATCGCGGCGATGGTACGGACGCGCGGGTCCTCGGCTATCTGCTCGAGACCGGCGGCCAACGGCATCCGCCAGTTCGGGTACTCGTTCATAGTGCCGGGAAGGTTGGGCTGCGCGAGCTCGCCCAGCACGTCGTACAGCGATGCGGTGACAAATCGGCACGGCGTACGGGCCAGGAACTCGTGCATCCCGACGATGATCTCGTCGTCCGAGGCGTCCTCGCCGATCAGGCCGTCGCCCCGCAGGACGGCCACCAGCGCGTCGCGGTCGGCCCGGGCGTTGCGGCGTTCCTCCTCGACCGGCCCGGTCAGCTGGCCCAGCTCGGCGCGCACCTTCACCTGCTCGCCGGTGAGGAAGCCGGCCGCGGTCGGCAGGTCGTGGGTCGACACCGAGGCCAGCGCGTTGCGCGGATAGTCCTCGGCCGGCACGAACGGCTGCTCGTCCTCCGCCCACTCGCGCGTGAAATAGAGCACGGCCGAGCCGAGCATGTTCATGCGCTCCAGCGTCTCGGTGACCTCGGGCTGCACCGTGCCCAGGTCCTCGCCGATCACCACGGCCCCGGCCCGCCGTGCCTCCAGCGCCAGGATGCCCAGCATCGCCTCGGGGTCGTAGTGCACGTACGTTCCTTCGGCGGGGCCCATGCCCGGCGGCACCCACCACAGCCGCCACAGGCCGGCCACGTGGTCGACACGCAGACCGCCCGCGTGCCGGAAGATCCGCCGCAGCATGTCGCGGTAGGCCGCGTACCCGGTCTCGATCAGCCGGTCAGGCCGCCACGCGGCGAGCCCCCAGTCCTGGCCGAGCTGGTTGAACGCGTCCGGCGGGGCGCCCGTGTGCACACCCGCGGCCAGCACGTCCTGCAGCAGCCAGCCGTCAGCGCCGTTGGGGTCGATGCCCACCGCCAGGTCGTGCACCACCCCGACCGGCATGCCGCCCTCGCGGGCCGCCTCGTTGGCCGCCTCCAGCTGCGCGCCGAGCAGCCGCTGGAGCCAGGCGTGGTAGGCGACCCGGTCGCTGGTGAACGCGCGGACCGCGGGCGAGTCGGGCCGGCGCAGCTCCTCGGGCCACTCCGTCCAGTTCGGGCCGTGCCGCTCGGCCAGCGCGCAGAACCGCGCGAAGTCGGTCAGACCCGGATCGGATTCCAGGTCGACCTCGCCCGCCAGCGGCCAGAGCAGGTCGAGCGCCGCCCGTTTGGCCTGCCAGACCGCGCTGTAGTCGATCAGGCCGTCGGCCGTCGGCGCGGGTTTGAGCCGGTCGACCGCCGTGCGCAGCTCCGGATCGGCCCGGCGGTACTCGTCGGTGTCGGCGATCCGCAGGTAGAGCGGGTTGGCGAAGCGGCGGCTGGACGGCGAGTACGGCGAGGCGGGCACCGGCAGCGTCGGGGTGATCGCGTGCAGCGGGTTGAGCAGCACCAGCCCCGGCCGGCCCGAGACGGTCAGGAACTCGCGCAGGTCGCCGAGGTCGCCCATGCCCCATGAGCGCTCCGAGTGCAGCGCGTACAGCTGCAGCATCCAGCCCCACGTCTGCGGCGGCTCGGGCAGCTCGACCGGCACCACGACCAGCGTGATGTCCTGCTCGCCGGCGTGCAGCCGGTGCCAGCCGAGCGGCAGGTCGTCCGGCACCTCGGTGACCTCGCGCGCCGTGCCGTCCTCGAGCGTGATCGTGGCGGGACCGGGCAAATCGCGTGAGCTGCCCTCGCGCACGACCACGGTGCCCGGCATCAGACCGAGAGCCTTCCTTTCCCGTACGGCGGA from Paractinoplanes brasiliensis encodes the following:
- a CDS encoding translation initiation factor 2, producing MPEHYSATDAPAPATTLRDSISATSERILWSGHTAVAEYAFDEPASLPRWTLPEQTEVVVTDQRVLYRGPGAADTGELRWPWPQHLRVQPGNRDTGRQATVTQIQLVCAGPGGTFPALVFAGGDLTSVGDADRVANTLRQAIARYRVEHATALGIAPPQVRMLSRLVIGPEFNNFPGGEGQTVSLIGAVSVGTHEPRPAAPSPSPVFPAASDPSAAAWQSPSHAAAPAAPSHAPASYAPAAPSHAPAASPVSGARPGYAEVAQHRPPVVVPAPSDIRPPVDVHATADVRPETPQRPAWSARPADDATLNGHPDLDTRAAELAARVASLVAGGAASPLPEFDNQTNLSAYLDVPSAPAPRPRSAAEEWAGQHEAGDRAESVRRTAARFAGNTARGRGTAARHDDEVGSSGRGSHRQG
- the malQ gene encoding 4-alpha-glucanotransferase, whose product is MDAELAELAAAHGVATWYEDWHRERKDVADESVVGVLGLLGVDATSPSAIREELSAVRERKALGLMPGTVVVREGSSRDLPGPATITLEDGTAREVTEVPDDLPLGWHRLHAGEQDITLVVVPVELPEPPQTWGWMLQLYALHSERSWGMGDLGDLREFLTVSGRPGLVLLNPLHAITPTLPVPASPYSPSSRRFANPLYLRIADTDEYRRADPELRTAVDRLKPAPTADGLIDYSAVWQAKRAALDLLWPLAGEVDLESDPGLTDFARFCALAERHGPNWTEWPEELRRPDSPAVRAFTSDRVAYHAWLQRLLGAQLEAANEAAREGGMPVGVVHDLAVGIDPNGADGWLLQDVLAAGVHTGAPPDAFNQLGQDWGLAAWRPDRLIETGYAAYRDMLRRIFRHAGGLRVDHVAGLWRLWWVPPGMGPAEGTYVHYDPEAMLGILALEARRAGAVVIGEDLGTVQPEVTETLERMNMLGSAVLYFTREWAEDEQPFVPAEDYPRNALASVSTHDLPTAAGFLTGEQVKVRAELGQLTGPVEEERRNARADRDALVAVLRGDGLIGEDASDDEIIVGMHEFLARTPCRFVTASLYDVLGELAQPNLPGTMNEYPNWRMPLAAGLEQIAEDPRVRTIAAILAERKAHR
- a CDS encoding antitoxin translates to MSFLDKAKDFLDSNDEKVDQALEKIGDEVDKRTGHKHSAHIDRAVDEAQKRTGQGDTRP
- a CDS encoding spermidine synthase, translating into MAQRRRSERLVETVGSGVAELRPDPDRDTAYTLLLDGAPQSHVDLADPTHLQFEYVRRMAAAIDLLAPPGQPVRALHLGGGALTVPRYIATTRPGSAQRVVEIDGPLVEFVRRALPLPAKANIRVRVGDARAAVEGMRDAGYDLIVLDVFAGARTPAHLTSVEFARELARVLDPAGHLVANVTDGPPLRYAKAQVATIRAALPEACLVADASVLRGRRFGNLVVIAGRTPPPVAGLARRAAGDWFPGRLETDLDRFAGGTKPVTDSVAVASPSPPAGLFGNGA